In the Defluviitalea raffinosedens genome, TTGCCCAAATATTGCTTGAGTTCATCTTCATAATAAGTAATTTCCATGCCCTGTCCCCCCAGGACATAAGAAGGGCGAACCAGTACAGGATATCCCAGTTCTTTAGCCTCTTTTAGTCCTTCTTCAAGGCTCCAGACAGCTTTTCCCTTAGGACGTCTGATGTCTAGTCTTTCTAAAAGTGCATCGAATTTTTCCCTGTCTTCTGCCGCATCGATTTGTTCAGGTTTGGTACCGTAGATTGGAATATTCATTTCTCTGAAGAACTTTGCAAGCTTAATAGCTGTTTGACCTCCAAACTGAAGGATCACTCCATCCGGATTTTCTTTTTCTACAATGTTTAGAACATCTTCTTCTGTCAGGGGTTCAAAGTATAGTTTGTCAGATATGTTAAAGTCCGTACTGACCGTTTCTGGATTATTGTTGACTATAACGGTTTCAATTCCTGCCTTTTTAAGGGCTAATACACTGTGGACAGAACAATAATCAAATTCTATTCCCTGGCCGATTCTAATGGGGCCTGAGCCAATTACCATAACCTTTTTGTTGTCGGATACTTCCACTTCATCGTATTCATCATAGGTGGAATAGTAGTAAGGAGATTCCGCCTCAAATTCTCCTCCACAGGTATCTACCATTTTATAGACAGGCTTTATATTCCATTTCATTCTTAAACCATAGACATCCTGAGGACTGATTTTTAAGAAGTCTGCAATACCCTTATCTGAAAATCCTTTTTTCTTTAACATATAGAGGTATTCTTTGGATAAATCTTCTACGTTCATTTGCTTTAGGGACTCTTCCTGTTCTACAATCCACCTGATTTTTTCCACAAAGAAAGGATCTATGCCTGTGATTTTACACACTTTTTCCACACGATAGCTTCTTCGAAGCATTTCAGCCAAGTCAAAGATTCTCTCATCATCGGGGACTTGCACTTTTTTCTTTAGTTCTTCCAGAGTTCTTTGGGAAGAAGATTTTCTTTCTAAAGAATATTGACCAATCTCAAGGGATCGGATCCCTTTAAGCAGGGCTGCTTCAAAGTTATTGCCTATGGCCATTACTTCTCCAGTTGCCATCATCTTGGTTCCAAGGGAACGCTTTGCTCCGTGGAATTTATCAAAAGGCCATTTTGGTATTTTAACCACCACATAGTCTAGTGTAGGCTCAAAACAAGCATAGGTTTTACCTGTTACCGCATTTTTGATTTCATCCAGTCCATAGCCTAAGGCAATTTTTGCTGCTACCTTGGCAATCGGATAACCTGTTGCCTTAGAAGCCAGGGCTGATGAACGGCTTACTCTTGGGTTGATTTCTATAACCACATATTCAAAGCTATTGGGATTAAGGGCAAGCTGTACATTACAGCCTCCCTGAATGCCTATGGCGTTAATGATGTCTATAGATGCCGAGCGAAGCATTTGGTATTCTTTATCAGAAAGGGTCTGACTTGGGGCAACAACTATGCTGTCCCCTGTATGGACTCCAACTGGATCGATGTTTTCCATATTACATACCGTAATGCAGTTGCCGTACCTGTCTCGCATCACTTCATATTCTATTTCCTTCCATCCCTTGATGCACTTTTCTAAGAGCACTTGACCTACTCTGCTTAAATGAAGCCCCTGGGAGAGGATTTCTCTTAATTCTTCTTCATTCTCTGCAATTCCGCCTCCTGTTCCTCCCAGAGTGTATGCTGGCCGAACCACCACAGGATATCCGATCTTCCCAGCAAATCTTATGCCATCTTCAAGGTTGGTTACGATTTCACTTTCAACAATGGGCTGCCCTATTCGCTCCATAAGCTTCTTAAATCCTTCCCGGTCTTCTCCTTCTTTGATGGCTTCTATGGGAGTACCGATTACCCGTACATTGTATTTTTCCAGTATGCCTTTATCATAAAGTTCTACCGCCAAATTAAGTCCTGTTTGCCCGCCCATTCCTGCTAAGAGAGAATCTGGTTTTTCTTTTTTAATAATTTGCTCGATCACTTCTATGGTTAAAGGCTCGATATAAATTTTGTCCGCTACTTCTTGATCCGTCATGATGGTGGCAGGATTACTGTTGATTAATACCACCTCAACGCCTTCTTCTTTTAATGCCTGGCAGGCTTGAGTACCTGAATAGTCAAACTCTGCTGCCTGCCCTATGATGATTGGCCCTGAACCGATTACCAGTACTTTTTTTATGCTGTGATCTCTTGGCATGCAAATCCTCCTTCCATTAATTCCATAAATCTGTCGAAGATGTATGCTGTATCTTTAGGTCCCGGACAGGCTTCCGGATGGAACTGAACACTGAAAATCGGAAGTTTTTTATGCATCATTCCTTCTACGGTTCCATCATTGAGATTAATGTGGGTTTTAATCATGTCCTCCGGCAGGTCTGTTACCACATATCCATGATTTTGCGAGGTAATATACACTTTTCTTTCAAGTAAATCTTTTACAGGATGGTTGCATCCTCTGTGTCCAAATTTTAGTTTTTCAGTATTGCCTCCCATACTTAGGGCCAGAAGCTGATGGCCAAGACAAATTCCAAAAATAGGTTTTTTGCCTATGAGGGTTTTGATTGTACTGATCACTCCCGGTAAATCTTTAGGATCGCCGGGGCCGTTAGACAGGAAGATCCCATCTGGATTAATCTTTAATATTTCTTCTGCCGGTGTATCCGCAGGAAAAACAGTAAGTTTACAGTCTCTTTTCTTAAAGGAACGAATGATGTTTTCTTTAATGCCAAAGTCCATCACCGCTATGTGCTTTCCGTTTCCTTCAATTTGGTACATTTCTTTGGTTGTCACTTCTGCTACGGCATTTTTGTTATGAAAGGCTTTAAGTTTCTGCTGAATTTGGCTTTGAGTAAGTTCCCGTACTGTTATAATGCCTTTCATGGTGCCATGATTTCTGAGAATTTTAGTCAGAGCTCTTGTGTCAATACCTTCCAAGCCTATGATTCTGTTTTGCTTTAAGTAACCGTCCAGCTCCATCTCACATCGCCAATTGTTAGGATAGTCTGCCTTTTCTCTTACAATAAATCCTCTTACTTTTGCACTTGCCGATTCCATATCATCCAGATTGATGCCATAGTTTCCTATGAGCGGATAGGTCATTGTAACAATCTGCCCGTAGTAGGAAGGGTCCGTTAAGATTTCCTGGTACCCTGTCATTCCCGTATTAAACACAACTTCTCCAACGCTCTCTTTGATATGTCCAAAGGCGTTTCCTTCAAAAACCATTCCATTTTCCAGTATCAGTTGTGCTTTCATCATAACACCCTTTCTAAATCTTTTCTCATATCGATCACAGCTTCTCTTGCCGCCTGCGCAAACTCCTTATCACTGAATTTATTTTTGTATTTCTCTAACTGATAGGCAGCAATAATGCCCCTTGAAGAATTGACAATAGCTCCTAAACCATTTTGATCAAAACATCCGGCCAAATCTTTAGCGGTTGCTCCCTGGGCACCGTATCCTGGTACTAAAAAGAAGGTATGAGGCATTAATTGCCTGAGTCTAGTTCCTTGCTCGGGATAAGTCGCTCCAACCACAGCGCCGATATGGCTGTATCCTCTCTTCCCCATAACTGCTTCTCCCCATTTTGACACAAGCCTGCCTACTCTTTCGTAGAGCTTTTCTTCTCCTACATCTAAATCCTGGATTTCTCCGCTATTGGGATTGGAAGTTTTAACGAGGATAAATAACCCTTTATCGTATGCTTTGCAGTGGTTCATGTAAGGTTCTATGGAGTCATATCCAAGATAAGGATTTAGAGTAATGCTGTCTTCATGATAAACTTCATGAACTTCATCTTCTACTTTAACCCTTCCGATATGCCCATCAGCATAGGCTTCTGCCGTGGAAGCAATATCGCTTCTTTTAACATCTCCGATCACAACAAGCCCTTTTTCTTTTGCGTATAAAATGGTATCGATATAAGCCTTGATTCCTTCAGGGCCGTATTGCTCGTACATGGCAACCTGAGGTTTTACTGCAGGGACCAGGTCGTATACTGCGTCAATGATGGCTTTATTGAACTCATAAAAGGCCCGGGCTGCAGCCTTTGGTGTTTTTCCATACAATTCATAAGCTTCTTCTTTAATAAAACCTGGGACAAATCCAAGTCTTGGGTCTAATCCTACTACTGTCGGATTTTTTGTTTTTTCGATCTTCTCTATTAATCGATCAATCATTGTCATTCCCCCTGTTCACATAAATTCACTTCTTATATCAGCTCTCCATTATTAAAAACCATTTTTCCACCTACAATGGTGTATTTAACTTTTCCTTTAACCCTATATCCGTGGAAAGGACTGTTCTTGCTTTTAGAAGCAAAACTGTTAACGTCAATTTCATATGTTTCATCCGGATCAATGATGGTGATGTCAGCAGTTTTTCCAACTTGCAGGGAACCTTTATCAATCCCCAGAAGCTTTGCCGGATTGGTACTCATTTTTTCTATAAGTTCTAAGGGTGTTAAAATGTTTTCTTCTACCAGGTGGGTAATGCTTAAAGGCAGAGCTGTTTCCAGGCCTACAATACCAAAAGCCGCCCTGTCATACTCGCAATTTTTCTCATCAATATGGTGAGGTGCATGGTC is a window encoding:
- the carB gene encoding carbamoyl-phosphate synthase large subunit is translated as MPRDHSIKKVLVIGSGPIIIGQAAEFDYSGTQACQALKEEGVEVVLINSNPATIMTDQEVADKIYIEPLTIEVIEQIIKKEKPDSLLAGMGGQTGLNLAVELYDKGILEKYNVRVIGTPIEAIKEGEDREGFKKLMERIGQPIVESEIVTNLEDGIRFAGKIGYPVVVRPAYTLGGTGGGIAENEEELREILSQGLHLSRVGQVLLEKCIKGWKEIEYEVMRDRYGNCITVCNMENIDPVGVHTGDSIVVAPSQTLSDKEYQMLRSASIDIINAIGIQGGCNVQLALNPNSFEYVVIEINPRVSRSSALASKATGYPIAKVAAKIALGYGLDEIKNAVTGKTYACFEPTLDYVVVKIPKWPFDKFHGAKRSLGTKMMATGEVMAIGNNFEAALLKGIRSLEIGQYSLERKSSSQRTLEELKKKVQVPDDERIFDLAEMLRRSYRVEKVCKITGIDPFFVEKIRWIVEQEESLKQMNVEDLSKEYLYMLKKKGFSDKGIADFLKISPQDVYGLRMKWNIKPVYKMVDTCGGEFEAESPYYYSTYDEYDEVEVSDNKKVMVIGSGPIRIGQGIEFDYCSVHSVLALKKAGIETVIVNNNPETVSTDFNISDKLYFEPLTEEDVLNIVEKENPDGVILQFGGQTAIKLAKFFREMNIPIYGTKPEQIDAAEDREKFDALLERLDIRRPKGKAVWSLEEGLKEAKELGYPVLVRPSYVLGGQGMEITYYEDELKQYLGNAFERDSKNPVLIDRYLTGREIEVDAICDGEDILIPGIMEHLERAGVHSGDSITMYPSQNISQEMKEKILDYTKRVALALDVIGMVNIQFIEFENELYIIEVNPRSSRTVPYISKVTGVPVIELATRVMLGERLKDLGYGVDLYKEAELIAVKVPVFSTEKLPMVEVSLGPEMRSTGEVLGVGRTLDEALYKGFIAAGINVPKKNGTILATIKPYDQKEFVPIAKAFKEKGYRFIATEGTAKLLEKEGISVTEVKKISEGVPNILDSIRSGMIDIVINTPTKGNDSKRDGFRIRRAAIESSVNIFTSLDTVKAMLKVLDADLDLAGIGVYDLGGSHERN
- the pyrF gene encoding orotidine-5'-phosphate decarboxylase; translated protein: MIDRLIEKIEKTKNPTVVGLDPRLGFVPGFIKEEAYELYGKTPKAAARAFYEFNKAIIDAVYDLVPAVKPQVAMYEQYGPEGIKAYIDTILYAKEKGLVVIGDVKRSDIASTAEAYADGHIGRVKVEDEVHEVYHEDSITLNPYLGYDSIEPYMNHCKAYDKGLFILVKTSNPNSGEIQDLDVGEEKLYERVGRLVSKWGEAVMGKRGYSHIGAVVGATYPEQGTRLRQLMPHTFFLVPGYGAQGATAKDLAGCFDQNGLGAIVNSSRGIIAAYQLEKYKNKFSDKEFAQAAREAVIDMRKDLERVL